Proteins co-encoded in one Synergistaceae bacterium genomic window:
- the nadD gene encoding nicotinate-nucleotide adenylyltransferase, whose amino-acid sequence MDNSRKRRIGIMGGTFDPIHYGHLRAADEAHAAFELSEVLFVPTGQPPHKTGQHITSAEDRYIMTVLATVDCPYFDVSRIEIDRIGNSYTIETLRTLRKMPEYIDTEFYFITGLDAVLDIVSWKDPEDIMGMCKFVAVSRYGYTHKRMEELPDELRTAIIPLEIPLLAISSTELRDRVKNNRSIRFLVPPSVEHFIRKKHLYKENNRSWRTDL is encoded by the coding sequence ATGGATAACAGCCGTAAGAGACGCATAGGCATAATGGGCGGAACTTTTGACCCTATCCACTATGGGCACCTTCGTGCGGCAGATGAAGCTCACGCTGCATTTGAACTGTCCGAAGTTCTTTTTGTACCAACGGGACAGCCGCCTCATAAAACAGGCCAGCATATAACATCGGCAGAGGACAGATACATTATGACCGTCCTTGCCACTGTTGATTGCCCATATTTTGATGTCTCCCGGATCGAAATAGACAGGATCGGCAACAGCTACACTATAGAAACACTGAGGACTCTGCGGAAGATGCCGGAATATATTGATACGGAGTTTTATTTTATAACCGGACTCGATGCAGTTCTGGATATCGTTTCATGGAAAGACCCAGAGGATATTATGGGCATGTGCAAGTTTGTAGCGGTCAGCCGCTATGGGTATACACACAAGCGCATGGAGGAACTCCCTGACGAACTGAGGACAGCAATTATACCGCTTGAAATACCTTTGCTGGCAATTTCCAGCACCGAGCTCAGAGACAGAGTAAAAAACAACAGGAGCATACGCTTCCTGGTCCCTCCTTCGGTCGAACACTTCATAAGAAAAAAACACCTTTACAAAGAAAATAACCGCAGCTGGAGGACTGACCTGTGA
- the obgE gene encoding GTPase ObgE, whose product MKFIDSVRISVKAGRGGNGCMSFLRERFKPNGGPDGGNGGRGGSIIFEATTNIQTLADLEYQRNIKGSNGAHGSGNAKNGAAGKDTILHVPCGTIIYDAKTGEGLADLVEPGDRFLAARGGRGGRGNRYFSSSARKAPRFCENGDLGEEAEFKLELRLIADVGLVGLPNVGKSSILAAISNAQPRIADYPFTTLSPNLGVLTTGYEQVVIADIPGLIEGAHMNKGLGLEFLRHIDRCRLLIHVLSLECGDFDAMIDELETVRSEMRLYDDKLADRPYFVVANKVDELNGPDELTCRLREHFKSQDIPFCVVSALTEEGIPEMVKQIITFTDANPRPHSEVRLYALETSNEDKVPVRRRNKIQIIRLHGGGYRIMHRQLEKATERYDMGQDENVARFTLLLRKYKVEQLLEAAGAKDGDSVIIGYKEFNFYPDYYPSDFPDDDPDETAGSQVPGEEE is encoded by the coding sequence ATGAAGTTTATAGATTCTGTTCGTATTTCCGTTAAGGCAGGCCGGGGCGGAAACGGTTGCATGAGTTTTTTAAGAGAGAGATTTAAACCCAACGGCGGCCCTGACGGCGGCAACGGAGGCAGGGGCGGGAGTATAATATTTGAAGCCACAACCAACATACAAACGTTGGCCGACCTTGAATACCAGCGCAATATAAAAGGATCAAACGGTGCACATGGCAGCGGGAACGCAAAAAACGGCGCAGCCGGCAAGGACACGATCCTCCATGTTCCGTGCGGGACTATAATATATGATGCAAAAACCGGAGAAGGGCTGGCAGATCTCGTTGAGCCCGGAGACCGTTTTCTTGCTGCAAGGGGCGGCAGGGGAGGCAGAGGCAACAGATATTTCTCAAGTTCGGCACGCAAAGCTCCAAGATTCTGCGAAAACGGAGATCTTGGAGAGGAAGCGGAGTTTAAGCTGGAGCTGCGTCTGATTGCCGATGTTGGTCTTGTGGGACTGCCCAACGTCGGGAAATCGAGCATCCTTGCTGCGATATCCAACGCGCAGCCTAGAATAGCAGACTACCCGTTCACTACGCTTTCACCAAATCTGGGCGTGCTGACTACAGGATATGAGCAAGTTGTAATTGCCGACATTCCGGGCCTTATAGAAGGAGCCCATATGAACAAGGGCCTAGGGCTTGAATTCCTGAGACATATCGACCGCTGCAGACTTCTGATACATGTATTGAGTCTGGAATGCGGCGATTTCGATGCGATGATCGATGAGCTGGAGACAGTTCGCAGTGAAATGCGCCTATACGATGACAAACTTGCAGACCGCCCATATTTTGTTGTGGCAAACAAAGTTGATGAACTTAATGGACCCGATGAACTTACCTGCAGACTCAGAGAACATTTTAAATCACAGGATATACCTTTCTGTGTGGTCAGCGCCTTAACAGAAGAGGGTATCCCGGAAATGGTAAAACAGATCATAACCTTTACTGATGCAAATCCCAGGCCGCACAGCGAGGTCAGGCTCTATGCCCTGGAAACCTCAAATGAAGATAAGGTCCCGGTACGGCGCAGAAATAAAATACAGATAATACGCCTGCATGGAGGTGGGTACAGGATCATGCACCGCCAGCTTGAAAAAGCAACAGAGCGGTATGATATGGGGCAGGATGAGAATGTAGCAAGATTTACCCTCCTGCTCCGTAAATACAAGGTTGAGCAACTCCTGGAGGCGGCTGGAGCAAAAGATGGCGATTCTGTCATAATAGGCTATAAAGAATTTAATTTTTATCCGGATTACTACCCTTCTGATTTTCCGGACGACGATCCTGACGAAACAGCGGGATCTCAGGTCCCTGGCGAAGAAGAGTAA
- the rpmA gene encoding 50S ribosomal protein L27, translated as MAHKKGQGSSTNGRDSQPKYLGVKRSDGQFVNAGTIIVRQRGTKYHPGHNVGLGRDFTLFALITGKVRFLTRANRKVITVEPETL; from the coding sequence ATGGCACATAAAAAAGGACAAGGAAGCAGTACCAACGGCCGCGACAGTCAGCCGAAATATCTTGGTGTAAAACGCAGCGACGGTCAGTTTGTCAATGCGGGAACGATTATTGTCCGCCAGCGCGGCACAAAATACCATCCGGGACATAACGTAGGGCTAGGCCGTGATTTTACTCTGTTTGCGCTTATAACAGGCAAGGTCCGTTTTTTGACAAGAGCAAACCGTAAGGTCATAACAGTAGAACCTGAAACACTTTAA
- the rplU gene encoding 50S ribosomal protein L21: protein MYAVIETGGKQYRVSAGDKFRMEKLNAEEGSQISFDRVLLLGKDDGPVVGTPYVSGAVVTGKVLEHGKDDKVIVFKYRRKKNYRKFRGHRQQYTAIEIQGITC from the coding sequence ATGTATGCAGTTATCGAAACAGGCGGCAAGCAGTACAGAGTATCCGCAGGAGACAAATTTCGGATGGAGAAGCTCAATGCGGAAGAGGGTTCACAGATATCATTTGACAGGGTGCTTCTTCTCGGCAAAGACGACGGACCGGTTGTCGGAACTCCTTATGTAAGCGGGGCAGTCGTTACCGGCAAAGTGCTTGAGCATGGCAAAGACGACAAGGTCATCGTTTTTAAGTACCGCAGAAAAAAGAACTATCGCAAATTCCGCGGACACCGCCAGCAGTATACAGCAATTGAAATACAGGGAATTACCTGCTAG
- a CDS encoding AAA family ATPase — translation MIEELRVRGVGGIKKAQLYFRGDFIVITGESGSGKSSLVRALEFIAGKRAQVNHIHALEDLSDVQVILSTDHIPELPDEYQPQENILIARRTFSRSGRGRCTLQDMPVTLNLLCSVMEKEVVIQSQFAQLGLLEPSKQLELVDSCGTAELKNIRSELEKTFNETLSTERQILALRKRRKETEERFQDAETILRQIRALELSADSEKEWESELRSLDSKSARSEALRAISEKFSGGAAGGGIIEELENLSRNIYANVSRTEGEWHECIEKMLSSALELSKMLQAELNSASARESIEESKEKLEKKIGIVRKIKRTLNLANCADILGYADEAEHEISWLKGSHGELGELERRSAELRKETARLAMELRRIRKDTARALAAEVNSHLRELAMDYASFEIEIEDQDRIRSSGAENASFKLRLPDQNPLPVGKTASGGELSRILIALQLSLGDDKLPGTLIFDEVEAGLGGKTALLAGYKLRQLAKRCRTILITHEATIAAMADQHFLVKRNGDETIISEISGTEREREIARMLAGDETSPEALEHARVLLENSALHLL, via the coding sequence TTGATAGAGGAGCTTCGTGTACGCGGGGTAGGAGGAATAAAAAAAGCACAGCTTTATTTTAGAGGTGATTTTATAGTTATTACGGGAGAAAGCGGCTCGGGGAAGAGCAGCTTAGTAAGGGCGCTTGAATTTATTGCCGGCAAAAGGGCTCAGGTAAATCACATCCACGCACTCGAAGACTTATCCGACGTACAGGTAATTCTCTCGACGGATCATATCCCGGAACTGCCGGACGAATACCAGCCGCAGGAAAACATCCTCATTGCAAGGAGAACATTCAGTCGCAGCGGGCGCGGCCGGTGTACTCTGCAGGATATGCCGGTAACTTTGAACCTTCTATGTTCTGTAATGGAGAAAGAAGTGGTGATCCAAAGCCAGTTTGCACAGCTTGGCCTGCTTGAGCCGTCGAAACAGCTTGAACTTGTGGACTCATGCGGAACGGCAGAGCTGAAAAACATACGTTCTGAGCTGGAAAAAACATTTAACGAAACACTTTCGACGGAACGACAGATACTTGCGCTAAGGAAACGCCGCAAAGAGACGGAAGAGCGGTTCCAGGATGCGGAGACCATACTGAGGCAGATCCGTGCGCTGGAACTTTCCGCTGACAGCGAGAAGGAATGGGAGTCCGAGCTCAGGTCTCTGGATTCAAAATCAGCTCGAAGCGAGGCGCTGCGTGCTATTTCAGAGAAATTCTCAGGCGGCGCAGCAGGCGGCGGAATTATAGAGGAACTAGAAAATCTCAGCAGGAACATATATGCCAATGTCTCCAGAACCGAAGGCGAATGGCATGAATGTATAGAAAAGATGCTTTCTTCGGCGCTGGAACTATCAAAGATGTTACAGGCAGAACTTAACAGCGCAAGCGCAAGGGAAAGCATAGAAGAATCTAAAGAAAAACTTGAAAAAAAGATAGGCATTGTCCGTAAAATCAAACGGACGCTAAATTTGGCGAATTGTGCCGACATACTTGGTTATGCGGATGAAGCGGAGCATGAAATATCATGGCTTAAGGGCAGTCACGGCGAACTTGGAGAACTGGAGCGCAGATCTGCGGAGCTTAGAAAAGAAACGGCGAGGCTTGCGATGGAGCTGCGCAGGATAAGAAAAGATACGGCAAGGGCTCTTGCGGCGGAAGTTAACAGCCACCTCAGAGAGCTTGCCATGGATTACGCCTCGTTTGAAATTGAGATAGAAGACCAGGACAGGATACGTTCATCCGGTGCCGAGAACGCTTCCTTTAAGCTCCGCCTTCCGGACCAAAACCCGCTGCCAGTAGGGAAAACAGCTTCTGGCGGAGAATTAAGCAGGATATTGATAGCGCTCCAACTTTCTCTTGGCGATGACAAACTGCCCGGGACACTTATTTTTGATGAGGTGGAGGCCGGACTGGGCGGAAAGACCGCATTGCTTGCGGGATATAAACTCCGTCAGCTTGCAAAACGCTGCAGAACGATACTTATAACTCATGAGGCAACCATAGCCGCCATGGCCGATCAGCATTTTCTTGTAAAAAGAAACGGCGATGAGACCATCATTTCAGAAATAAGCGGGACCGAGCGCGAAAGAGAAATCGCCCGCATGCTCGCCGGCGACGAAACATCACCCGAAGCTCTCGAACATGCCAGAGTATTACTTGAAAACTCTGCACTTCATCTGCTCTAA